In Eleutherodactylus coqui strain aEleCoq1 chromosome 11, aEleCoq1.hap1, whole genome shotgun sequence, a single window of DNA contains:
- the KLHL36 gene encoding kelch-like protein 36: MEGSKHIRISRPQKISESSKLYRWTDLSCLVLQRLNEQRQKGHFCDVVLVADDQRVPAHRNYLSACSDYFNSMFTIGMKEAHQKEVELVGASFIGLKSAVDFLYSGDLTLDGGNIDYVLETAHLLQIWKVVDFCCEYLENEVNEENYLYLQELASIYSLERLGSYIDSFILRNYGALCFTSAFLQSIPVQKLCQYLMSGQVQHTSEHDLLQSALQWLTHCPQREGLAYQVLQNVRFQLMAKSELLHRVKPAICSLLPKESNCESLVEEAVYYHSNVAAQPLLQNARSTLRMAAERLLFVGGEVSELCLELSDDVYSLDVQKEQWMSETQLPARRSHHCVTSLGNFLYVAGGSFSRDNGGDAASNLLYRYDPRWSQWIQVAAMNQHRVDFYLAALTDKLVAVGGRNENGALSSVEVYCPQLDAWSYVSELPRFTYGHAGAVHKDYVYISGGHDYQIGPYRKNLLCYDPRADAWEERRPMSVARGWHSMCTLDDSIYAIGGSDDNLESMERFDILAVECYSPQCDLWTRVAPLLQPNSESGVAVLDNKIYILGGYSWENTTFSRTVQVYDKERKRWVKGTDLPKTVAGVSASACVLKNRSYDRARKPKTKRPADRGR; this comes from the exons ATGGAAGGATCAAAGCATATCCGAATTTCTCGGCCCCAGAAGATCAGTGAGTCGTCCAAG TTGTACCGGTGGACCGACCTCTCCTGTCTGGTTCTTCAGAGGCTGAACGAGCAGCGGCAGAAGGGCCATTTCTGTGACGTCGTACTGGTGGCCGACGACCAGCGGGTGCCCGCTCATAGGAACTACCTGTCCGCCTGCAGCGACTACTTCAACTCCATGTTCACCATCGGCATGAAGGAGGCGCACCAGAAGGAGGTGGAGCTGGTCGGCGCTTCCTTCATAGGCCTCAAATCGGCCGTTGACTTCCTGTACAGCGGGGACCTGACGCTGGACGGAGGGAACATTGATTACGTGCTGGAAacggcccacctcctgcagatcTGGAAGGTGGTGGACTTCTGCTGCGAGTACCTGGAGAACGAGGTCAACGAGGAGAACTACCTGTACCTGCAGGAGCTGGCCTCCATCTACAGCCTGGAGCGCCTGGGCTCCTACATTGACTCCTTCATCCTGCGCAACTACGGCGCCCTCTGCTTCACCAGCGCCTTCCTGCAGAGCATCCCCGTGCAGAAGCTCTGCCAGTACCTGATGAGCGGCCAGGTGCAGCACACCAGCGAGCACGACCTCCTGCAGTCCGCGCTGCAATGGCTGACCCACTGCCCGCAGCGCGAGGGCCTGGCCTACCAGGTCCTGCAGAACGTCCGCTTCCAGCTGATGGCCAAGAGCGAACTATTGCATCGGGTCAAGCCGGCCATATGTTCTCTCCTGCCGAAGGAGTCAAACTGCGAGAGTCTGGTGGAGGAAGCCGTGTACTACCACAGCAACGTGGCCGCGCAGCCCCTGCTGCAGAACGCGCGCAGCACCCTGCGCATGGCGGCGGAGCGCCTCCTCTTCGTGGGCGGAGAGGTCTCTGAACTATGTCTGGAGTTGAGCGATGACGTTTACAGTTTGGACGTACAGAAGGAGCAGTGGATGTCCGAGACGCAGCTCCCCGCCCGGAGGAGCCACCATTGTGTCACCTCGCTGGGCAACTTTCTCTATGTGGCCGGAGGAAGTTTCTCCAGGGACAACGGGGGGGACGCCGCATCCAACCTGCTCTACAGGTACGACCCCCGCTGGAGTCAGTGGATCCAG GTGGCCGCCATGAATCAGCACCGCGTGGACTTTTATTTAGCTGCACTAACGGACAAACTTGTGGCGGTCGGTGGGAGGAATGAAAATGGCGCGTTGTCTTCAGTGGAAGTCTACTGCCCGCAGCTGGACGCCTGGAGCTACGTCTCGGAACTGCCAAG gttcacctacggacaCGCCGGGGCCGTCCACAAGGACTACGTCTACATCTCCGGAGGCCACGACTACCAGATCGGACCCTACAGGAAGAACCTGCTGTGCTACGACCCGCGAGCCGACGCCTGGGAGGAGAGGAGGCCCATGAGCGTCGCCCGCGGCTGGCACAGCATGTGCACGCTGGACGACAGCATATATGCCATAGGGGGCAGCGATGACAACCTGGAGTCTATGGAACGCTTTGACATCCTGGCGGTGGAGTGCTACAGCCCGCAGTGCGATCTGTGGACGCGCGTCGCGCCATTACTGCAGCCCAACAGCGAATCCGGGGTGGCGGTCCTGGACAATAAGATCTACATCCTGGGGGGCTACAGCTGGGAGAACACCACCTTCTCCAGGACTGTGCAAGTCTACGACAAGGAGAGGAAGAGGTGGGTGAAAGGGACAGACTTACCCAAGACCGTGGCCGGGGTGTCCGCCTCCGCGTGCGTGCTGAAGAACCGCAGCTACGACAGAGCGAGAAAACCGAAAACAAAGAGACCGGCTGACCGAGGCCGGTGA